Genomic DNA from Salinibacter pepae:
CAGTAGGGCCGGTCGTCCGGCGGCTTCGGGCCGTGCCGTTCGAGGCAGTCTTCTGGACGGCGGCCCTGCTCGGTGCGGCCAGCATCGACCCGCAGGCCCCCGGCGGCATCAACCTGTGCCTGATCGAGCACCTGGGCCTCCCGTGTCCGGGCGACGGCCTGGGGACCGCCATCGCGCACCTCGCCCGTGGGCACTGGACGGCGTCGTGGAACGCGCACCCGCTGGCGGGCCCCGTCGTCGGCGTGCTCGCGGTGCACGTCGTGTCGCTGTGCCGGGCGGCGCCCGCCCCGGCCCGCTGAGCCTCCCATTCTCTTGCACCGACCGCTTCCCGTGCCATGTCCAACGTGCTCCGCTACCTCCCTGAACTCGAGGGCGACGAACAGGTCGAGGTCGCCCGCCTGCTCAACGACATGAGCGACGCGCAGGCCGAGCACTTCGCGCGCATCTACCGGTCGCGCCGCCGCGACCCGGCCCACATCCTGATTCTCGCGGCGGTGGGGTTTGTCGGCGCCGCGGGGCTACAGCGGCTCTACACGGAGAAGGTTGCCCTGGGGCTCGTCTACCTCTTCACGGGCGGGCTGTGCCTGATCGGGACGATCTACGACGTCATCAAGTACCAGGACCTCGCCGTCCGCTACAACCGGGACGTGGCGCTGGAGGTGGCCCAGACCGTGCGGCAGGTGTACGACACCACCGATGATTCGGGCGGGGCCCAGAAGTGAAGGCCCCGGAGCCGGCCTTCTTATGGGGGGCTGTGCGTTGAGGGGGGGGCACGCCCAGCTGCACGGAAGAGAAACCGTCTCGCCCCGAGTCTCCCCGACGTGCACTCCCCCCACCGACAACGCGCTAGTCCCGAATCTGCAGGCGCTGGCCGGGACGGATGCGCGTGCCGCTGAGGTCGTTCCAGGCCTGGAGCTCCCGGATGGACACCCCGAACCGTTGCGCAATCTCCCCGAGCGTGT
This window encodes:
- a CDS encoding DUF2752 domain-containing protein; translated protein: MPTVQGAVGPVVRRLRAVPFEAVFWTAALLGAASIDPQAPGGINLCLIEHLGLPCPGDGLGTAIAHLARGHWTASWNAHPLAGPVVGVLAVHVVSLCRAAPAPAR
- a CDS encoding TM2 domain-containing protein; translation: MSNVLRYLPELEGDEQVEVARLLNDMSDAQAEHFARIYRSRRRDPAHILILAAVGFVGAAGLQRLYTEKVALGLVYLFTGGLCLIGTIYDVIKYQDLAVRYNRDVALEVAQTVRQVYDTTDDSGGAQK